One Monomorium pharaonis isolate MP-MQ-018 chromosome 4, ASM1337386v2, whole genome shotgun sequence DNA segment encodes these proteins:
- the LOC105835783 gene encoding eukaryotic translation initiation factor 4E type 3 → MIFDVVALLHRSFSNMAAAECEAKEGTSSADLLKTPVLSDETVNAIQKDEDPGNPLQTSWTFWLDKAIPGTTTEEYKNNLQKIYTVNTVQTFWAVFNNIPNAGDMQVKYSYHLMRDDRYPLWEDKLNQKGGTWRLKCHKNDTERVWKEVVLAAIGEQFATDVAKDDEICGVTVSIRDREDLIQIWNINADLVSKATVLLKVHSLVPNINFLGEFYKSHKSHHAYGRH, encoded by the exons ATGATTTTTGACGTTGTAGCGCTGCTGCACCGTTCGTTTTCGAACATGGCCGCGGCGGAATGCGAAGCGAAGGAGGGCACCTCCTCGGCGGACCTGTTGAAAACGCCGGTGCTGTCGGACGAGACCGTCAACGCAATCCAGAAGGATGAGGACCCCGGCAATCCGTTGCAGACATCGTGGACCTTCTGGCTCGACAA AGCCATCCCTGGCACAACCACGGAGGAGTACAAAAACAACCTGCAGAAAATCTATACCGTAAACACCGTGCAAACTTTTTGGGCAGTCTTCAATAACATACCAAATGCCGGAGATATGCAG GTTAAATATAGTTACCATTTAATGAGAGACGACAGATACCCTTTGTGGGAAGACAAACTGAATCAAAAGGGAGGAACCTGGAGATTAAAGTGCCATAAAAATGATACC GAACGTGTGTGGAAAGAAGTGGTGCTTGCAGCTATTGGAGAGCAGTTTGCCACGGATGTGGCTAAGGACGATGAAATTTGCGGGGTGACAGTATCTATTCGCGACAGGGAGGATCTCATTCAA ATTTGGAACATAAACGCTGACCTAGTATCAAAAGCTACGGTTTTACTCAAAGTCCATTCTCTAGTGCCTAACATAAACTTCCTGGGGGAGTTTTATAAGT CTCATAAGTCTCATCACGCGTACGGGAGACATTAA
- the LOC105836539 gene encoding rhythmically expressed gene 5 protein has translation MMISGTSIVKVTTCILLGCCVTMRVTGSAIPMWEFLSRDEKMSHLYGLFSKQVARFCADSSRPDCNKNLLVTGIRSLASMDDNVLDKLDPYQRGAKEMIWHAMVGSNRFASRISHENDDSFFTAGTDLSASSGSETNGLGEDETAASGDYFQSSETSGPYLAGPMVIRVYPDGRPVPEDQKRPLPKDEDADEFKYSRLPSIEEIEAKSGSMFYGKGTYEPLTIKRRMSFADDTKDYRGLEAVRLRGRPLSYERPMFRGALNERKIRYY, from the exons ATGATGATCAGCGGGACTTCCATCGTGAAGGTCACCACCTGTATTCTGCTCGGATGCTGCGTGACGATGCGAGTCACCGGCTCGGCGATACCGATGTGGGAATTTCTCTCGAGAGACGAAAAA ATGAGTCACCTGTACGGACTGTTCAGCAAACAAGTGGCACGGTTTTGCGCCGATTCCTCGAGGCCGGACTGCAATAAGAACCTGCTCGTAACCGGCATACGGAGCCTCGCCAGTATGGACGACAACGTCCTCGACAAGCTGGACCCCTATCAACGCGGCGCGAAGGAAATGA TTTGGCACGCCATGGTGGGAAGCAACAGATTTGCATCGAGAATCAGCCATGAAAACGATGACTCTTTCTTCACGGCCGGAACTGACTTATCAG CGAGCAGCGGTAGCGAGACGAACGGCCTCGGCGAGGATGAGACCGCGGCGAGCGGGGATTACTTTCAATCATCAGAGACGAGCGGGCCATATCTGGCTGGACCGATGGTGATACGGGTCTACCCGGACGGCCGACCGGTTCCGGAGGACCAGAAGCGCCCGTTGCCGAAGGACGAGGACGCGGACGAGTTCAAATATTCCCGCTTGCCGTCCATCGAAGAGATCGAAGCTAAGAGCGGCAGTATGTTCTACGGGAAAGGCACGTACGAACCGTTGACGATCAAAAGGAGGATGTCTTTCGCCGATGACACGAAAGACTATCGGGGACTGGAAGCGGTGCGCCTTCGCGGCCGTCCACTGTCCTACGAGAGGCCAATGTTCCGGGGCGCGTTAAACGAACGCAAAATACGTTACTACTGA